The Desulfomicrobium orale DSM 12838 genome includes a window with the following:
- a CDS encoding lysozyme inhibitor LprI family protein, with amino-acid sequence MKYALCFLLVLYAAAPAFCGDSGERRFEIADKELNSVYRQLQEQYKSEPEFLAKLKAAQRAWIQFRDAHLEARFPLPDKQAMYGSVYPVCAEEILADLTEARTAQLRFWLEGVEEGDACAGSAVMRSE; translated from the coding sequence GTGAAATACGCTCTCTGCTTTCTTCTGGTGCTGTACGCGGCCGCTCCGGCCTTCTGCGGCGATTCCGGTGAACGGCGCTTTGAAATCGCGGACAAGGAGCTGAACAGCGTGTATCGTCAGCTTCAGGAGCAGTACAAAAGCGAGCCGGAATTTCTGGCCAAGCTGAAAGCCGCCCAACGCGCCTGGATTCAGTTCCGGGACGCGCATCTGGAGGCCCGCTTTCCCCTGCCGGACAAACAGGCCATGTACGGCAGCGTCTACCCGGTATGCGCGGAAGAAATCCTGGCAGACCTGACGGAAGCGCGGACAGCGCAGCTGCGGTTCTGGCTGGAAGGCGTGGAAGAAGGCGACGCATGCGCGGGCTCCGCCGTCATGCGGTCGGAATAG
- a CDS encoding UTP--glucose-1-phosphate uridylyltransferase — MNKDINCITIDDPQLAALFRPFALKMEQQGLPAIVINTFKCYFNQFLYGAQGKLSDRDIEPLSDADLADYGELEQYKSVGEEALGKTAMIKLNGGLGTSMGLESAKSLIPVKDGLSFLDLILLQAQAIRAHYGVDFPQIFMNSFKTHMDTMLKIGDFNNGSTGIDLAFLQHRYPKILDKDHSPASWPQNPELEWNPPGHGDIYTAMVTSGLLDALLDKGYTYVFISNSDNLGAIMNRRLLGYMVKNKLPFLMEVARRTEQDKKGGHLCRLKKNGQLALREVAQCPDQETESFCDIQKYRFFNTNSIWVDLRVLKEVFITHRMMPLDLIINPKTLDPRDPDSPKVFQLETAMGSAITNFHHACAVVVPRKRFAPVKTTADLLQVMSDCFIRTDKDTIAPNPERTPPMPKVTLDQEYYKKIDMFLERFPKNPPSLLECSSLAVEGDVRFEENVRCVGDVRLINKSPVQAVVQAGTVLNGEYVF, encoded by the coding sequence ATGAACAAGGACATCAACTGCATCACCATCGACGATCCGCAGCTGGCCGCCCTGTTCCGCCCGTTCGCCCTGAAAATGGAACAGCAGGGCCTGCCGGCCATCGTCATCAATACATTCAAATGCTACTTCAATCAGTTTCTGTACGGAGCGCAGGGCAAACTGTCCGACCGCGACATCGAACCCCTCTCCGACGCCGATCTGGCCGACTACGGAGAACTGGAGCAGTACAAATCCGTCGGCGAGGAAGCCTTGGGCAAGACGGCCATGATCAAGCTGAACGGGGGCCTTGGCACAAGCATGGGGCTTGAGTCGGCCAAGTCTCTCATCCCGGTCAAGGACGGTCTGAGCTTTCTCGATCTCATCCTGCTCCAGGCCCAGGCCATCCGGGCCCATTACGGCGTGGATTTCCCGCAGATCTTCATGAACAGCTTCAAGACCCACATGGATACCATGCTCAAGATCGGGGACTTCAACAACGGCTCCACGGGCATTGATCTGGCCTTCCTCCAGCACAGGTATCCCAAGATTCTGGACAAGGACCACTCCCCCGCCTCGTGGCCCCAGAACCCCGAGCTGGAATGGAACCCGCCCGGACACGGAGACATCTACACGGCCATGGTCACTTCTGGCCTCCTCGATGCCCTGCTGGACAAGGGCTACACATATGTCTTCATCTCCAACTCGGACAATCTCGGGGCCATCATGAACCGCAGGCTGCTGGGATACATGGTCAAAAACAAGCTGCCCTTCCTCATGGAAGTGGCCCGGCGCACGGAGCAGGACAAAAAAGGCGGACACCTCTGCCGTCTGAAAAAAAACGGCCAGCTCGCCCTGCGGGAAGTGGCCCAATGCCCGGACCAGGAAACGGAATCCTTCTGCGACATCCAGAAATACAGGTTCTTCAACACCAATTCCATCTGGGTGGACCTGCGCGTGCTCAAGGAGGTCTTCATTACCCACCGCATGATGCCGCTCGATCTGATCATCAATCCCAAGACCCTGGACCCGCGCGATCCGGATTCGCCCAAGGTGTTCCAGCTGGAAACGGCCATGGGTTCGGCCATCACCAACTTCCATCACGCCTGCGCCGTGGTGGTGCCGCGCAAGCGATTCGCTCCGGTCAAGACCACCGCCGATCTGCTCCAGGTCATGTCCGACTGCTTCATCCGCACGGACAAGGACACCATCGCGCCCAACCCGGAACGCACTCCGCCCATGCCCAAAGTCACGCTGGATCAAGAATACTACAAGAAAATCGACATGTTTCTGGAACGCTTTCCCAAGAATCCGCCGTCACTGCTGGAATGCTCCAGTCTGGCCGTCGAGGGTGACGTGCGTTTCGAGGAAAATGTCCGCTGCGTGGGCGACGTGCGTCTGATCAACAAGTCCCCTGTTCAGGCCGTGGTCCAGGCGGGCACGGTGCTGAACGGAGAATATGTCTTCTAA
- a CDS encoding response regulator has protein sequence MLPLILIVQSPASGWLFPADHLASAGFTVREAHDAEQAMRRFRHEAPDLVLLGLEGDGMNVLRGMKSMRGTVPVIVFSERTSVTDAVSAFKAGAWDYVTTPVANMDIFINSLRNCLDQSRLRRHIQETQQHLYMLVQNLPVIIFIINRHLEFEFLSQTTNQLLGYTHQEILHSPKSFLRRIPSEDRRRFLDGLRHGFQAGRGQFRMEFRFRHKKGFQLFLQAHSIAHAERGAAPPEYLEGMILDVTRNTYMENLFLQNEKLEILRGMTEEVAHDIRNPLVSLGGVARQLRARFPEAAETDVILEQCSRLEHLLHRMNAYLEPLYTELRPCSVPAALAFALRLLADRLERKSIQVDISGDSAPVRADQEMLHRVFIHILGYGAAVLRQNGMLRIQNSQSGGQTHVTVTLHPADPGPAGKNGRSLPFEDEEQNLSTCSRLVERMHGGLHVEHLRSTARITVSLPGFQQRANAPAPA, from the coding sequence ATGCTCCCGTTAATCCTGATCGTCCAAAGCCCGGCCTCCGGGTGGCTCTTTCCCGCGGATCATCTGGCCTCGGCCGGTTTTACCGTGAGGGAGGCCCATGACGCAGAGCAGGCCATGCGCCGCTTCCGCCATGAAGCCCCGGATCTGGTTCTGCTCGGCCTGGAGGGAGACGGCATGAACGTGCTGCGCGGCATGAAGAGCATGCGCGGAACCGTGCCTGTCATCGTGTTTTCCGAACGCACGTCCGTCACCGACGCGGTCAGCGCATTCAAAGCCGGGGCCTGGGACTATGTGACCACGCCCGTCGCCAACATGGACATTTTCATCAACAGCCTGCGCAACTGTCTGGACCAGTCGCGTCTGAGGCGCCACATTCAGGAAACCCAGCAGCATCTGTACATGCTGGTCCAGAATCTGCCGGTGATCATCTTCATCATCAACAGGCATCTGGAGTTCGAGTTCCTCAGCCAGACCACGAACCAGCTCCTCGGCTACACGCATCAGGAGATCCTGCACTCTCCCAAATCCTTCCTCCGCCGCATCCCATCCGAAGACCGCCGGAGGTTTCTGGATGGCCTGCGCCACGGATTCCAGGCCGGAAGAGGCCAATTCCGGATGGAATTCCGCTTCCGGCACAAGAAAGGCTTTCAGCTCTTTCTCCAGGCCCACTCCATCGCCCACGCGGAACGCGGCGCGGCCCCGCCGGAGTATCTGGAAGGCATGATCCTGGACGTGACGCGGAATACGTACATGGAAAATCTGTTCCTCCAGAACGAGAAGCTCGAAATACTCCGCGGCATGACCGAGGAAGTGGCCCACGATATCCGAAACCCCCTCGTTTCCCTCGGCGGCGTCGCGCGGCAGCTGAGAGCCAGATTTCCGGAGGCGGCCGAGACGGATGTCATTCTTGAACAGTGCAGCCGTCTGGAACATCTGCTGCACCGCATGAACGCCTACCTGGAGCCGCTGTACACCGAGCTGCGGCCCTGTTCCGTCCCCGCCGCCCTGGCCTTTGCCCTGCGCCTTCTCGCCGACAGGCTGGAACGCAAGTCCATCCAGGTGGACATAAGCGGCGATTCCGCTCCGGTCCGGGCCGATCAGGAAATGCTGCACCGCGTGTTCATCCACATTCTGGGTTACGGCGCGGCCGTCCTGCGGCAGAACGGCATGCTGCGCATCCAGAACTCCCAATCCGGAGGGCAGACGCATGTGACCGTCACTCTGCACCCGGCCGATCCCGGCCCGGCGGGAAAAAACGGCCGGAGCCTGCCCTTCGAGGACGAGGAGCAGAACCTGTCCACCTGTTCCCGTCTGGTGGAACGCATGCACGGCGGACTGCATGTGGAACACCTCCGGTCCACGGCCCGGATAACCGTGTCCCTGCCCGGATTTCAGCAACGCGCGAATGCTCCCGCCCCCGCCTGA
- a CDS encoding sensor histidine kinase produces the protein MYLPAQQRVRSDIKDRLKRLDRAPDPDAALGIFLDLNLEYDSLRDFKSLCVLIPDECLSAPASLYLRNRKGNLILRRTTLPHEPAPLWADYPPPGPVFRKDAGIFPLRDSSNPDISGLLCLHRPLSGREEEFFSGYARRAGRILALRQTELENRQRLTFINTLMRDIGHNIIVPNMQFKLLFSRMEERLRDMEDKVNALAPAKSNAPDLSTRRALPLLLRDLRNQLDTIARRFHQSSLFLESLLRREHFEKGNYHLRLRPCHVGRQLLEPQLERFRPLLRDQGIEIIDSRPAGEVLVEADPGLISQVLANLLANAAKYTQATRTAEGLPGKTLRCGWDFSDSALGKDRPGVRIFVSTSGLPVPPEDIPHLFDARFRSAATRPAEGSGHGLFFVRQIVELHRGRIDYSHADRMNTFSITLPSPLATEEGGLTCSR, from the coding sequence ATGTACCTTCCCGCCCAGCAACGCGTCCGGTCGGACATCAAAGACCGGCTGAAGCGGCTGGATCGCGCTCCGGATCCGGACGCCGCCCTCGGCATATTCCTCGATCTGAACCTCGAGTACGATTCCCTGCGGGACTTCAAGTCATTGTGTGTACTGATCCCCGACGAATGCCTGAGCGCGCCCGCGTCCCTGTATCTGCGGAACCGAAAGGGCAACCTGATACTGCGCCGGACCACCCTCCCCCATGAACCGGCCCCGCTCTGGGCAGATTATCCGCCGCCGGGCCCTGTCTTCCGCAAAGACGCTGGCATCTTTCCCCTGCGCGACAGCTCAAACCCGGACATTTCCGGTCTGTTGTGCCTGCACCGCCCCCTTTCCGGCCGCGAAGAGGAATTCTTCTCCGGATACGCACGGCGGGCGGGCCGCATTCTGGCTCTCCGGCAGACGGAGCTGGAAAACCGCCAGCGCCTGACATTCATCAATACCCTGATGCGCGACATCGGGCACAACATCATCGTGCCCAACATGCAGTTCAAGCTTCTGTTCTCGCGCATGGAGGAAAGACTGCGGGATATGGAGGACAAGGTGAACGCCCTGGCTCCGGCCAAGTCCAATGCCCCGGATCTTTCCACCCGGCGCGCACTGCCGCTGCTCCTGCGCGACCTGCGCAACCAGCTCGACACCATTGCCCGGCGCTTTCACCAGTCCAGCCTGTTTCTGGAAAGCCTGCTCCGGCGGGAGCATTTTGAAAAAGGCAACTACCATCTGCGGCTGCGGCCCTGCCATGTCGGCCGCCAGCTCCTCGAACCCCAGCTGGAACGGTTCCGTCCGCTGCTGCGCGATCAAGGCATTGAAATCATCGATTCCCGGCCGGCCGGCGAAGTTCTGGTAGAGGCCGATCCCGGCCTCATTTCCCAGGTTCTGGCCAATCTTCTGGCCAACGCGGCCAAGTACACCCAGGCCACACGTACTGCCGAAGGGCTCCCGGGCAAAACCCTGCGCTGCGGCTGGGACTTTTCCGATTCGGCGCTGGGCAAGGACAGGCCGGGCGTGCGCATCTTCGTATCCACCAGCGGCCTTCCCGTTCCCCCCGAGGACATTCCGCATCTGTTCGATGCGCGTTTCCGCTCCGCCGCCACACGGCCCGCCGAAGGCTCGGGGCACGGCCTGTTCTTCGTCAGGCAGATCGTCGAGCTGCACAGAGGACGGATCGACTACAGCCATGCGGACCGGATGAATACCTTTTCCATCACCCTGCCCTCACCTCTTGCCACGGAAGAAGGCGGTCTCACATGCTCCCGTTAA
- a CDS encoding glutamate-5-semialdehyde dehydrogenase has translation MELKTQVYNLARNAREASRRLACSSGRSRDAALLFLADMLHEERAAILEANARDVTAARENGLDDARVDRLCITPQGVDAMTASCRHVAGLTDPVGEVEHMTRRPSGIMVGRMRVPLGVIAMIYESRPNVTIDAGILCLKAGNSVILRGGSEARHSNEILGGLLQNALEKADLPRAAAQVVPTTDREAVRHLLALDEFIDVVIPRGGESLIRAVVRDATMPVLKHYQGVCHIYVHSDADQDMALGIVRNAKTQRPGVCNALECLLVHEDIASEFLPGLGSELAALGVSFRACPVSLPLLGNAASPAGEDDFGREFLSLTLAVKVVASQSEAEAHIARYGSGHSEAILTRDHARAMRFLRTVDASCVLINASTRFNDGGELGLGAEIGISTSKIHAYGPMGIKELTSQKFVVFGEGQVRE, from the coding sequence ATGGAACTGAAAACGCAGGTGTACAATCTGGCGCGTAACGCGCGGGAAGCCTCCCGGCGGCTGGCCTGTTCTTCCGGCCGGAGCCGCGACGCCGCTCTTCTTTTTCTGGCGGACATGCTTCACGAGGAACGCGCCGCCATTCTGGAAGCCAATGCCAGGGATGTCACGGCCGCCAGGGAAAACGGTCTGGACGATGCCCGGGTGGATCGTCTGTGTATAACGCCGCAGGGTGTGGATGCCATGACGGCCTCTTGCCGCCATGTGGCCGGACTGACCGATCCGGTGGGCGAAGTGGAGCACATGACCCGGCGCCCGAGCGGCATCATGGTGGGCCGCATGCGCGTTCCTCTCGGCGTCATCGCCATGATCTACGAATCCCGGCCCAATGTGACCATCGATGCGGGCATCCTCTGCCTCAAGGCCGGGAACAGCGTCATCTTGCGCGGCGGCTCCGAGGCCCGGCATTCCAACGAAATTTTGGGCGGACTGCTGCAAAACGCTCTGGAAAAGGCGGATCTGCCCCGGGCGGCGGCGCAGGTGGTGCCCACCACGGACCGGGAGGCGGTACGGCATCTGCTGGCCCTGGATGAATTTATTGACGTGGTCATCCCCCGCGGCGGCGAATCGCTGATCCGGGCCGTGGTCCGCGACGCGACCATGCCCGTGCTCAAGCATTATCAGGGCGTGTGCCACATTTATGTACACAGCGATGCGGATCAGGACATGGCCCTTGGTATCGTACGCAACGCCAAAACCCAGCGGCCGGGCGTATGCAACGCGCTGGAATGCCTGCTGGTGCATGAGGACATCGCTTCGGAATTTTTGCCGGGACTTGGTTCTGAACTGGCCGCTCTGGGTGTTTCCTTCCGGGCGTGCCCGGTTTCTCTGCCGCTTTTGGGAAATGCCGCCTCTCCCGCCGGGGAGGACGATTTCGGCCGTGAATTTCTGTCTCTGACCCTGGCCGTGAAGGTGGTGGCGTCCCAGAGCGAAGCCGAGGCCCATATCGCCCGCTACGGCTCCGGGCATTCCGAGGCCATTCTGACCCGCGACCATGCGCGGGCCATGCGTTTTCTGCGCACGGTGGACGCGTCCTGCGTGCTCATCAATGCTTCCACCCGCTTCAATGATGGAGGAGAGCTGGGCCTTGGTGCGGAAATCGGCATCAGCACGTCCAAAATCCACGCTTATGGGCCCATGGGCATTAAGGAACTGACCAGCCAGAAGTTCGTTGTCTTCGGGGAAGGGCAGGTTCGTGAGTGA
- the nadD gene encoding nicotinate (nicotinamide) nucleotide adenylyltransferase, with amino-acid sequence MSDLRGSVGILGGSFNPVHNGHVRMAVEVREVLDLSRVDLVPAKVPPHKGTAGLLDFSLRLELLHLAADGVQGVAVSDLEGELPVPSYSYSTLEHLRRTRPGVNHVFIMGGGDFLTLPDWHRGLELPLLADIVVVRREDVALEAIDRFLDRYWQWSCEGHGVRRVAGGRQIFFLSIPRLDISSSLVRDRFLACREVAGLVPEEERAALVRHGELCRRVWSSIRTGASSE; translated from the coding sequence GTGAGTGACCTGCGCGGCTCCGTGGGTATTCTGGGCGGTTCTTTCAATCCCGTTCATAACGGGCATGTGCGCATGGCCGTCGAGGTCCGGGAGGTTCTGGACCTGAGCCGCGTGGATCTGGTTCCGGCCAAAGTGCCGCCGCACAAGGGCACGGCCGGCCTGCTCGATTTTTCCCTGCGGCTCGAACTGCTTCATCTGGCTGCGGACGGCGTTCAGGGTGTCGCGGTCTCCGATCTGGAGGGTGAACTGCCGGTCCCCTCTTATTCGTATTCCACGCTGGAACATTTGCGGCGCACGCGGCCCGGCGTCAATCATGTGTTCATTATGGGCGGGGGAGATTTTCTGACCCTGCCGGACTGGCACCGGGGCCTGGAGCTGCCGCTTCTGGCGGATATTGTGGTGGTCCGGCGGGAGGATGTGGCTCTGGAAGCTATCGACCGCTTTCTGGACCGGTACTGGCAATGGAGTTGCGAGGGCCATGGCGTCAGGCGCGTGGCAGGCGGCAGGCAGATATTTTTTCTTTCCATTCCGCGGCTCGACATCAGTTCCAGCCTGGTGCGCGACCGGTTTCTGGCTTGCCGGGAAGTGGCCGGGCTGGTCCCTGAAGAGGAACGCGCCGCGCTGGTCAGACACGGGGAACTGTGCCGGCGGGTCTGGAGTTCCATCCGGACCGGGGCATCTTCCGAATAA
- a CDS encoding Dabb family protein: MIGHIVMWKLKEMAEGKGAAENAATMKKMLEALPPVVPMVRTLQVSTDIFASFPEADVVLYTAFDSKEDLQAYQIHPEHQKCVTFISAVVAERRVVDYVF; this comes from the coding sequence ATGATCGGACATATTGTCATGTGGAAACTGAAGGAGATGGCGGAGGGGAAGGGTGCTGCGGAGAACGCTGCGACCATGAAAAAAATGCTGGAAGCTCTGCCTCCGGTTGTTCCCATGGTGCGTACTCTGCAGGTAAGTACAGATATTTTTGCTTCTTTTCCTGAAGCGGATGTGGTGCTGTACACGGCTTTTGATTCCAAAGAAGATTTGCAGGCCTATCAGATTCACCCCGAGCACCAGAAATGCGTGACGTTCATCTCGGCGGTGGTGGCCGAGCGCCGTGTCGTAGACTATGTTTTCTGA
- a CDS encoding IS1595 family transposase, whose product MFENSRLSRCKVGKIIECFCIDIDATRTALLLKLNRKTVNRYFLAFRRLIYLHQVSKKEQILGVVEVDESFFGPARVRGRPGPRKRGRGSLKQPVFGIYERDGAVYTELVTDCPAKTLQAIIRGKVSPESIIHSDCWKGYDGLVDVGYDKHFRINKSRHFAEKSVHINGIEAFWSFTKRRLAKFNGVKQNFELHLKECEWRYNRALPQLLASLKLLVAKNKDLMV is encoded by the coding sequence ATGTTTGAAAACAGTAGATTAAGTCGATGTAAAGTCGGAAAAATCATTGAATGCTTTTGCATCGACATTGACGCTACCAGAACCGCTCTGCTCCTGAAGTTGAACAGAAAAACCGTGAACAGGTACTTTCTGGCCTTCAGACGGTTGATTTATCTCCACCAGGTATCCAAAAAAGAGCAAATACTCGGTGTGGTTGAGGTTGATGAAAGTTTTTTTGGCCCCGCCCGGGTTCGTGGGCGGCCAGGCCCCCGAAAAAGGGGACGGGGCTCGCTTAAACAACCGGTCTTCGGCATCTATGAGCGCGATGGAGCCGTTTACACAGAGCTGGTCACGGACTGCCCGGCCAAAACGCTTCAAGCCATCATCAGGGGCAAGGTTTCGCCTGAGAGTATTATCCATTCCGACTGCTGGAAAGGCTATGACGGACTGGTGGATGTGGGGTACGACAAACACTTCCGCATCAACAAATCCAGACATTTTGCGGAAAAATCGGTCCACATCAACGGTATCGAAGCATTCTGGAGCTTTACAAAACGCCGCCTGGCAAAGTTTAATGGTGTGAAGCAGAATTTCGAGCTCCACCTCAAGGAGTGTGAATGGCGCTACAATCGAGCGCTGCCACAACTCCTCGCCAGCCTCAAACTTTTGGTGGCAAAGAACAAAGACCTGATGGTCTAG
- the hrpB gene encoding ATP-dependent helicase HrpB: MPASLPIDALLPGLTEFLHAGVSCVIDAPPGSGKTTRVPLALMDAPWLGGRKILMLEPRRLAARSAARHMAGLLREKTGGRIGYRTRLDTRVSKETRVEVVTEGVLTRMLLHDPELSGYGCVIFDEFHERGLHGDLGLTLCLDVRPLRPDMRLIVMSATLDMPLVRRLLGDCPMFSCPGYPCPVETKYLRLPGASLEERMARAIRHALETETGDILAFLPGAGEIRRTEELLGAPGPGVAVHPLFGALSTAGQDAAIAPAPPGTRKVVLSTSIAETSLTIEGVRVVVDSGLARQPRFDPGSGMTRLVTEPASLASIAQRRGRAGRTRPGVCMRVWDRTDETSRKPYPPPEILDADLAPLALDLALWGTPNPGQLLWPTPPPPGNFRSAVRLLQRLGAVDGAGRATAHGRELARLPVHPRLGNMLLAAREHGQASTAAHLAALLSDPATRHADLRDALAAPPASLRQAGDQLLRLLDAPASAIRPEAAGRLTALAYPDRIARRQEDGSYRLANGRKAAWPGPTPQSGCPFLAVAQVDGQADCATIRQAAPLSAEELEELYGREMEEADSVFFDPARERAVAVRRRMFWDLCVAEESLEADSTELTRVLLEHTRLEQLPWDRESRNLRDRVNFLRGLAPGDWPDFSDGPLQRDLPDWLGPFVPGARARTDLSRAPLGEALKNLLGWHRLGELDRLAPVRVTVPSGAERAIDYSPDSGPILPVKLQEMFGCAAPPTLADGRHVLTLHLLSPAGRPLHITRDLPSFWKNGYPLVRAEMRGRYPKHPWPEDPLMALPTARTKKKLAT, from the coding sequence ATGCCCGCATCCCTGCCCATCGACGCCCTTCTGCCCGGACTGACGGAATTCCTGCATGCCGGCGTCAGTTGCGTGATTGACGCGCCGCCGGGCAGCGGAAAAACCACCCGCGTACCTCTGGCCCTCATGGATGCGCCCTGGCTTGGGGGCCGTAAAATCCTCATGCTGGAGCCCCGGCGTCTGGCCGCCCGGTCTGCGGCCCGGCACATGGCCGGGCTGCTGCGGGAAAAAACAGGCGGCCGGATCGGCTACCGCACCCGCCTGGATACCCGCGTTTCCAAAGAAACACGGGTGGAAGTGGTCACCGAGGGCGTGCTGACCCGCATGCTGCTCCACGATCCGGAGCTTTCCGGATACGGGTGCGTCATTTTTGACGAATTCCACGAACGCGGCCTGCACGGCGACCTGGGCCTGACCCTGTGTCTGGACGTCCGGCCTTTGCGGCCGGACATGCGCCTGATAGTCATGTCCGCGACCCTGGACATGCCTCTTGTGCGCCGGTTGCTGGGAGATTGCCCGATGTTCTCCTGTCCGGGATATCCCTGTCCGGTAGAGACGAAGTACCTGCGTCTGCCCGGTGCGAGCCTGGAAGAACGCATGGCCAGAGCCATCCGGCATGCTCTGGAAACGGAAACCGGAGACATTCTGGCCTTTCTGCCCGGAGCCGGAGAAATCCGCCGCACGGAGGAGCTTCTCGGCGCACCCGGCCCCGGCGTAGCCGTGCATCCGCTTTTCGGCGCTCTGAGCACGGCCGGACAGGACGCGGCCATCGCTCCGGCCCCTCCGGGCACGCGCAAGGTGGTGCTGTCCACATCCATTGCCGAAACATCCCTGACCATTGAAGGCGTCCGCGTGGTGGTGGACAGCGGTCTGGCCCGGCAGCCCCGGTTCGACCCCGGCAGCGGTATGACCCGGCTCGTCACGGAGCCCGCGTCTCTCGCCTCCATCGCCCAGCGCCGGGGACGGGCCGGACGGACCCGGCCGGGAGTGTGCATGCGCGTCTGGGACAGGACCGATGAAACCAGCCGCAAACCTTATCCGCCCCCGGAAATACTGGACGCCGATCTGGCTCCGCTGGCCCTCGATCTGGCCCTGTGGGGCACACCGAACCCCGGCCAACTGCTCTGGCCCACGCCTCCGCCGCCGGGAAATTTCCGCAGCGCCGTCCGCCTGCTCCAGCGTCTCGGAGCCGTGGACGGCGCGGGCCGCGCCACGGCCCACGGCCGTGAACTGGCCCGGCTGCCCGTGCATCCGCGCCTGGGAAACATGCTGCTGGCCGCCCGTGAACACGGGCAGGCCTCCACAGCGGCCCATCTGGCCGCCCTGCTCTCCGACCCGGCCACGCGCCACGCCGACCTGCGGGACGCCCTGGCCGCTCCGCCCGCATCTCTCCGGCAGGCCGGGGATCAGCTCCTGCGCCTGCTTGATGCCCCCGCGTCCGCCATCCGGCCCGAAGCTGCGGGCAGGTTGACCGCACTGGCCTATCCGGACCGCATCGCCCGCCGCCAGGAAGACGGCTCCTACCGGCTGGCTAACGGCCGCAAGGCGGCATGGCCTGGCCCCACGCCCCAGTCCGGCTGTCCGTTTCTGGCCGTGGCCCAGGTGGACGGGCAAGCGGATTGCGCCACAATCCGTCAGGCAGCGCCGCTTTCCGCAGAGGAGCTGGAAGAACTCTACGGCCGCGAGATGGAAGAAGCGGATTCCGTGTTTTTCGACCCGGCCAGGGAGCGGGCCGTGGCCGTACGCAGACGCATGTTCTGGGATCTGTGCGTGGCCGAAGAAAGCCTGGAGGCGGATTCCACGGAGCTGACCCGCGTTCTGCTCGAACACACCCGGCTGGAGCAGCTGCCCTGGGACAGGGAAAGCCGGAATCTGCGGGACAGGGTCAACTTTCTGCGCGGTCTGGCCCCCGGCGACTGGCCGGACTTCAGCGACGGCCCATTGCAGCGGGATCTTCCGGACTGGCTCGGTCCGTTCGTTCCCGGTGCGCGGGCCAGAACCGACCTGAGCCGGGCGCCGCTCGGCGAAGCCCTGAAAAACCTGCTGGGCTGGCACCGGCTCGGCGAACTGGACCGTCTGGCTCCGGTCCGCGTCACGGTGCCTTCGGGAGCGGAACGGGCCATCGACTACAGCCCGGACTCCGGCCCCATCCTGCCCGTCAAACTTCAGGAAATGTTCGGCTGCGCCGCCCCGCCCACCCTAGCCGACGGCCGCCACGTCCTGACCCTGCATCTGCTCTCCCCGGCGGGGCGGCCCCTGCACATCACCCGCGACCTGCCCTCCTTCTGGAAAAACGGCTACCCGCTGGTACGGGCGGAAATGCGCGGCCGCTATCCAAAGCATCCCTGGCCCGAAGACCCGCTCATGGCTTTGCCCACCGCCAGAACCAAAAAAAAGTTGGCGACCTGA
- a CDS encoding phosphatidylglycerophosphatase A, which translates to MCETSSTPPDFTDKLAFLLATLGPVGRMPKAPGTWGSLAAAAAAWFLFLPLPWGERLLALAILLPAGAWCAERTEKALGCKDPACVVIDELWGQWITLFLIPATEPLWIIPGFLLFRLFDITKPWPVRDSERWLPGGWGVMIDDGVAACYALTALTVIRLFF; encoded by the coding sequence ATGTGCGAAACATCATCCACACCACCCGATTTCACCGACAAACTGGCCTTTCTTCTGGCCACTTTGGGACCGGTCGGCCGCATGCCCAAAGCTCCGGGAACCTGGGGTTCCCTGGCCGCGGCGGCAGCGGCGTGGTTTCTTTTCCTGCCCCTGCCCTGGGGGGAGAGACTGCTCGCGCTGGCCATTCTGCTCCCAGCGGGCGCATGGTGCGCGGAGCGGACCGAAAAAGCCCTCGGCTGCAAGGACCCGGCCTGCGTGGTCATTGATGAGCTCTGGGGGCAGTGGATCACCCTGTTTCTGATACCGGCGACAGAGCCCCTCTGGATCATCCCCGGGTTTCTGCTGTTCCGCCTTTTCGACATCACCAAGCCCTGGCCGGTCAGGGATTCGGAACGCTGGCTGCCCGGAGGCTGGGGCGTCATGATCGACGATGGCGTGGCCGCCTGCTACGCCTTGACGGCTCTGACCGTGATCCGCCTTTTTTTCTGA